A section of the Dermacoccus nishinomiyaensis genome encodes:
- the rplC gene encoding 50S ribosomal protein L3 → MTATTERPVKGLLGEKLGMTQVWDADNRLIPVTVVAVGPCVVTQLRSEGVDGYNAVQIGYGQIDPRKVTKPLTGHFEKAGVTPRRHLAELRTSDAGEYSLGQELTAEAFEAGQKVDVVGRTKGKGFAGVMKRHGFAGVSASHGAHRNHRKPGSIGGCATPGRVFKGMRMAGRMGGVRQTTQNLQIHAVDAEKGLLLIKGAVPGPAGAVVLVRTAIKGA, encoded by the coding sequence ATGACTGCAACCACTGAGCGCCCCGTGAAGGGCCTCCTCGGCGAGAAGCTCGGCATGACCCAGGTCTGGGACGCCGACAACCGCCTCATCCCCGTCACCGTCGTCGCCGTCGGCCCGTGCGTCGTCACGCAGTTGCGCAGCGAAGGCGTCGACGGCTACAACGCGGTTCAGATCGGCTACGGCCAGATCGACCCGCGCAAGGTCACGAAGCCGCTGACCGGCCACTTCGAGAAGGCCGGCGTCACGCCGCGCCGCCACCTGGCCGAACTGCGCACCTCCGACGCCGGCGAGTACTCGCTCGGCCAGGAGCTGACGGCAGAGGCTTTCGAGGCCGGCCAGAAGGTCGACGTCGTCGGCCGCACCAAGGGCAAGGGTTTCGCCGGTGTCATGAAGCGTCACGGCTTCGCCGGTGTCTCGGCCTCGCACGGTGCGCACCGCAACCACCGCAAGCCGGGTTCGATCGGTGGCTGCGCCACCCCGGGTCGAGTCTTCAAGGGCATGCGCATGGCCGGTCGCATGGGTGGCGTTCGCCAGACGACCCAGAACCTCCAGATCCACGCCGTGGACGCTGAGAAGGGCCTGCTGCTCATCAAGGGTGCCGTTCCCGGCCCCGCGGGCGCTGTCGTTCTCGTGCGCACGGCCATCAAGGGAGCCTGA
- the rplD gene encoding 50S ribosomal protein L4, producing the protein MTTVDILSPEGKTSGSVELPADIFDVATNVPLIHQVVVAQLAAARQGTHKTKTRGEVRGGGRKPYRQKGTGRARQGSTRAPQFAGGGTVHGPQPRDYSQRTPKKMKAAALRGALSDRARFERIHVLESVVAGEAPSTKAAAKFLGTLSDRKNLLVVIDRMDSVSELSVRNLPNVHVLWSDQLNTYDVLCADDIAFTKAAFDAFVAGGQKSEDTK; encoded by the coding sequence ATGACTACCGTTGACATCCTGAGCCCCGAGGGCAAGACGTCCGGTTCTGTCGAACTGCCGGCCGACATCTTCGATGTCGCCACCAACGTCCCGCTGATCCACCAGGTCGTGGTGGCGCAGCTGGCCGCAGCTCGTCAGGGCACGCACAAGACCAAGACCCGCGGCGAGGTCCGTGGTGGTGGGCGCAAGCCGTACCGCCAGAAGGGCACCGGTCGCGCCCGTCAGGGTTCGACCCGCGCGCCGCAGTTCGCGGGCGGTGGCACCGTCCACGGCCCGCAGCCGCGCGACTACAGCCAGCGCACGCCCAAGAAGATGAAGGCCGCCGCCCTGCGCGGAGCCCTCTCGGACCGCGCCCGTTTCGAGCGCATCCACGTTCTCGAGTCCGTCGTCGCCGGTGAGGCGCCGTCGACGAAGGCTGCCGCGAAGTTCCTGGGCACGCTCTCGGACCGCAAGAACCTCCTCGTCGTCATCGACCGCATGGACTCGGTCTCCGAGCTCAGCGTTCGCAACCTGCCGAACGTCCACGTGCTCTGGAGCGACCAGCTCAACACGTACGACGTGCTGTGCGCCGACGACATCGCGTTCACGAAGGCTGCGTTCGACGCATTCGTCGCCGGCGGCCAGAAGTCGGAGGACACCAAGTGA
- the rplV gene encoding 50S ribosomal protein L22, whose product MEAKAQARHVRVTPMKARRVVDMIRGKQAADAIALLQFAPQTASEPVLKTLNSAIANARFTADKNSAPFDENALVVTTAFVDEGPTMKRFRPRAQGRASRILKRTSHITIVVGERDSKGGNR is encoded by the coding sequence ATGGAAGCCAAGGCGCAGGCGCGGCACGTCCGCGTGACGCCGATGAAGGCCCGCCGCGTCGTGGACATGATCCGTGGCAAGCAGGCCGCTGACGCGATCGCTCTGCTGCAGTTTGCTCCGCAGACTGCCAGCGAGCCCGTTCTCAAGACGCTCAACAGCGCCATTGCGAACGCGCGTTTCACGGCGGACAAGAACTCCGCACCCTTCGACGAGAACGCACTGGTCGTCACGACCGCGTTCGTCGACGAAGGTCCGACCATGAAGCGATTCCGCCCGCGTGCCCAGGGCCGCGCGAGCCGCATCCTCAAGCGCACGAGCCACATCACCATCGTTGTGGGCGAGCGCGACTCGAAGGGAGGTAACCGCTGA
- the rplW gene encoding 50S ribosomal protein L23, giving the protein MSTLNKDPRDVIIQPVVSEKSYALLDEGKYTFIVDPRANKTEIKIAIEQIFDVKVASVHTLNRKGKTRRTRFGMGKRKDTKRAIVSLTEGNIDIFGQAS; this is encoded by the coding sequence GTGAGCACCCTGAACAAGGACCCCCGCGACGTCATCATCCAGCCCGTCGTCTCGGAGAAGTCCTACGCACTCCTCGACGAGGGCAAGTACACGTTCATCGTGGACCCGCGTGCGAACAAGACGGAGATCAAGATCGCCATCGAGCAGATCTTCGACGTCAAGGTCGCATCGGTGCACACGCTGAACCGCAAGGGCAAGACGCGCCGTACGCGTTTCGGCATGGGCAAGCGCAAGGACACCAAGCGCGCCATCGTCTCGCTCACGGAAGGCAACATCGACATCTTCGGTCAGGCCTCCTGA
- the rpsS gene encoding 30S ribosomal protein S19: protein MPRSLKKGPFVDEHLAKKVDAQNEAGTQSVIKTWSRRSMITPDMLGHTLAVHDGRKHVPVFVTESMVGHKLGEFAPTRTFKGHDKDDKKGRRR, encoded by the coding sequence ATGCCTCGTAGCCTCAAGAAGGGCCCCTTCGTCGACGAGCACCTCGCGAAGAAGGTCGATGCCCAGAACGAAGCCGGCACGCAGAGCGTCATCAAGACGTGGTCGCGCCGCTCGATGATCACCCCGGACATGCTCGGCCACACCCTGGCCGTCCACGACGGTCGCAAGCACGTTCCGGTCTTCGTGACCGAGAGCATGGTCGGCCACAAGTTGGGTGAGTTCGCTCCCACTCGTACCTTCAAGGGTCACGACAAGGACGACAAGAAGGGTCGCCGTCGCTGA
- the rplB gene encoding 50S ribosomal protein L2, with translation MAIRKYKPTTPGRRGSSVADFVEITRSTPEKSLVRPLTKTGGRNASGRITTRHIGGGHKRAYRVIDFRRADKDGIPAKVAHIEYDPNRTARIALLHYADGEKRYIIAPNKLKQGDRIENGPEADIKPGNNLPMRNIPVGTVIHCVELRPGGGAKIARSAGVRVQLVAKDGPYAQLRMPSGEIRNVDVRCRATIGEVGNAEQSNINWGKAGRMRWKGKRPTVRGVAMNPVDHPHGGGEGKTSGGRNPVSPWGQKEGRTRRPNKDSDKLIVRRRRTGKKR, from the coding sequence ATGGCTATTCGCAAGTACAAGCCCACGACCCCCGGTCGTCGTGGCTCGAGTGTGGCCGACTTCGTCGAGATCACTCGCTCCACGCCCGAGAAGTCGCTGGTGCGCCCCCTGACCAAGACCGGTGGCCGCAACGCCTCCGGCCGTATCACGACCCGTCACATCGGTGGTGGCCACAAGCGCGCCTACCGTGTGATCGACTTCCGCCGCGCGGACAAGGACGGCATCCCGGCCAAGGTCGCTCACATCGAGTACGACCCCAACCGCACCGCCCGCATCGCGCTGCTGCACTACGCCGACGGCGAGAAGCGCTACATCATCGCGCCGAACAAGCTGAAGCAGGGCGACCGCATCGAGAACGGTCCCGAGGCCGACATCAAGCCCGGCAACAACCTGCCGATGCGTAACATCCCCGTCGGTACCGTCATCCACTGTGTCGAGCTGCGCCCCGGTGGCGGCGCGAAGATCGCCCGTTCCGCGGGTGTTCGCGTACAGCTCGTCGCGAAGGACGGCCCCTACGCCCAGCTGCGCATGCCCTCCGGTGAGATCCGCAACGTCGACGTCCGCTGCCGCGCGACGATCGGTGAGGTGGGCAACGCCGAGCAGAGCAACATCAACTGGGGCAAGGCCGGCCGCATGCGCTGGAAGGGCAAGCGCCCGACCGTCCGTGGTGTCGCGATGAACCCGGTGGACCACCCGCACGGTGGTGGTGAGGGCAAGACCTCCGGTGGTCGTAACCCGGTGAGCCCGTGGGGCCAGAAGGAAGGCCGCACCCGCCGCCCGAACAAGGACAGCGACAAGCTCATCGTGCGTCGCCGTCGTACTGGCAAGAAGCGCTGA
- the rpsJ gene encoding 30S ribosomal protein S10, protein MAGQKIRIRLKSYDHEVIDSSARKIVDTVTRAGATVVGPVPLPTEKNVFCVIRSPHKYKDSREHFEMRTHKRLIDIVDPTPKAVDSLMRLDLPADVNIEIKL, encoded by the coding sequence ATGGCGGGACAGAAGATCCGCATCCGACTGAAGTCGTATGACCACGAGGTCATCGACAGCTCGGCGCGCAAGATTGTCGACACGGTGACCCGTGCAGGCGCAACGGTCGTTGGACCGGTGCCGCTGCCGACGGAGAAGAACGTCTTCTGCGTCATCCGGTCGCCGCACAAGTACAAGGACAGCCGCGAGCACTTCGAGATGCGTACGCACAAGCGCCTCATCGACATCGTTGACCCGACGCCGAAGGCGGTGGACTCGCTCATGCGACTCGACCTCCCGGCCGACGTCAACATCGAGATCAAGCTGTAA